In Flavobacterium cerinum, one genomic interval encodes:
- a CDS encoding toprim domain-containing protein: protein METGKEKFTIEKAKQIDMVQYLASIGHQVVKVRGNDHWYLSPLRDEDSASFKINSRLNVWYDHGIGKGGNLVDFGIAYFKCSVAEFLDILNGPNSIQKRPKISPKKVAPEDPKIIIEQVSRLTSPSLLKYLRERRIDLDIADLFCSQVHFNLAGKKYFGIGFRNNSNGWEIRNSFYKTSSSPKDYTLIKNGSENLSVFEGYMDFLSFVSFKGEQSLSSDYLILNSLSFFERALPVMYRYEIKNLYLDRDNAGRQATLKAMEIDATFRDNSNLYDGFKDFNDWHIRKENPNLQSRPKPPRTKRSL from the coding sequence ATGGAGACCGGAAAAGAAAAATTTACAATTGAAAAGGCCAAACAGATTGACATGGTTCAATATTTGGCATCTATAGGACATCAAGTCGTTAAGGTTCGAGGAAATGATCATTGGTACCTTTCACCTCTAAGGGATGAAGACTCGGCATCTTTCAAAATCAATTCACGGCTCAATGTTTGGTATGATCATGGCATAGGCAAAGGTGGTAACCTTGTCGATTTTGGCATTGCATACTTTAAATGTTCGGTAGCTGAATTTTTAGACATCTTAAATGGCCCCAATTCTATTCAGAAGCGACCTAAAATCAGTCCCAAAAAAGTTGCTCCTGAAGATCCTAAAATTATCATTGAACAGGTCTCCAGACTTACCTCCCCTTCTCTTTTAAAATACCTCCGCGAAAGAAGGATTGACCTGGATATAGCAGACCTGTTTTGTAGTCAGGTACACTTTAATCTGGCCGGTAAAAAATACTTCGGAATTGGTTTTAGAAACAACTCAAACGGTTGGGAAATTAGGAATAGTTTTTACAAGACCAGCAGCTCCCCAAAAGACTACACGTTAATAAAAAATGGCAGCGAAAACCTGTCTGTTTTTGAAGGCTACATGGATTTCCTTTCATTCGTAAGCTTTAAGGGCGAACAGTCTCTTTCAAGTGATTATCTTATCCTAAATTCCCTATCTTTTTTTGAGCGTGCATTGCCGGTTATGTATAGGTATGAGATCAAGAACCTATATCTTGATCGTGACAATGCCGGTCGCCAAGCCACCTTAAAAGCTATGGAAATTGACGCAACCTTCCGGGACAACAGTAACCTTTACGATGGCTTCAAAGACTTCAACGACTGGCATATCCGCAAGGAAAATCCAAACCTCCAAAGCCGTCCAAAACCTCCAAGGACTAAGCGAAGTCTCTAA
- a CDS encoding TraQ conjugal transfer family protein: MVAVFAIAVSGCNKNELDITRGYDFSLVMRELPFKLMRYSSTDVRLRINPDGLYPDTKYTMSFVQYTGNGTLQNEGGEFLAPNVIYDLENKIFVLKYTSYGVDDHFFEITIRDNFGHVKKQKVKMLNDDSVDWVK; encoded by the coding sequence TTGGTAGCAGTTTTCGCTATTGCCGTTAGCGGTTGCAATAAAAATGAATTAGATATAACCAGGGGATACGATTTCTCTCTTGTGATGAGAGAACTACCATTCAAGTTAATGAGATACAGTTCTACGGATGTACGTTTGCGCATTAATCCAGATGGACTTTATCCGGATACAAAATATACGATGTCCTTTGTTCAGTATACAGGAAACGGAACATTACAGAACGAAGGCGGAGAATTTCTTGCGCCCAATGTAATCTATGATCTTGAAAATAAAATCTTTGTCTTAAAATATACTTCCTATGGTGTTGATGACCATTTTTTTGAAATCACGATCAGGGATAATTTTGGCCATGTAAAAAAACAGAAAGTCAAGATGTTAAATGACGATAGTGTGGATTGGGTAAAGTAA
- a CDS encoding plasmid mobilization protein yields MEEQTKTKWLHIRLSEQENLIIQGHFKASTCRKLSEYCRTKLLDRPIIKSYRDRSLDDFMTEMIALRFELNRIANNYNQSVKKLHTLSTITDFRTWLMAYDIEKNTLFNKMEEIRTIIQKFAERWLQ; encoded by the coding sequence ATGGAAGAACAAACAAAAACAAAATGGTTACATATAAGGCTCTCAGAACAAGAAAATTTGATAATTCAGGGTCATTTTAAAGCATCTACATGCAGAAAGCTGAGTGAATATTGTCGAACAAAGCTTCTTGATCGTCCTATTATCAAGAGTTACCGTGATAGATCACTTGATGATTTTATGACCGAAATGATAGCACTTCGTTTTGAACTCAACCGGATCGCGAACAACTACAACCAGTCGGTAAAAAAATTGCATACGCTAAGTACGATTACCGATTTCAGAACTTGGCTGATGGCCTACGACATCGAAAAGAATACCCTTTTCAACAAGATGGAAGAGATCAGAACAATTATCCAAAAATTCGCCGAAAGATGGTTGCAATAA
- a CDS encoding conjugal transfer protein TraO → MKKYMKYVLLALLSAANVAYAQRFEKGQIGIEVRGGLANGYFFSKYQDPSFFGGIAANIYTGIDSKWVVGGEFYHKSYDYQNSSIKLAQFTGEVGHYFPIVFDCKQNLVISAGVSAIAGYERLNWGEHLLYDYAVLLNKDKFIYGGAATLEVEFFPSDKLIVFATGRERLLFRAHDKFNSQVGVGVRFLINR, encoded by the coding sequence ATGAAAAAGTACATGAAGTATGTGCTGCTGGCTTTATTGTCAGCGGCTAACGTAGCGTATGCGCAACGTTTTGAAAAGGGGCAGATCGGGATCGAAGTTAGGGGCGGTTTGGCCAACGGTTATTTCTTTAGCAAGTACCAAGATCCTTCCTTTTTTGGTGGCATTGCTGCCAATATTTACACTGGTATCGATAGCAAATGGGTAGTGGGTGGCGAATTTTACCACAAAAGTTATGATTACCAAAATAGTAGTATCAAACTGGCACAGTTTACAGGCGAAGTAGGTCATTATTTTCCAATTGTTTTCGATTGCAAACAGAACTTGGTGATCTCTGCCGGGGTAAGTGCTATTGCCGGATATGAACGACTGAATTGGGGCGAACATTTGCTTTACGATTATGCAGTTCTGCTGAACAAGGATAAGTTCATCTACGGCGGAGCAGCAACATTGGAAGTAGAATTTTTTCCGTCTGATAAGCTGATCGTTTTTGCTACCGGTAGGGAACGTCTGCTGTTTCGTGCGCATGATAAGTTTAATTCACAGGTTGGGGTAGGAGTTAGGTTTTTAATTAACAGATAG
- a CDS encoding relaxase/mobilization nuclease domain-containing protein — MVAIIKTGHSIHRIFNYNENKVKDGVAEFIGEANYPMDASEMSLTMKLNRLLKQAELNEKCKRNSVHISLNFDPSESHLTTDKMMEIAHDYMERIGFGKQPYLVYQHWDAGHPHIHIVSVKVRADGSRIDMQNIGKNQSEIARRAIEKKHDLVVADGRNNKPIYTLEPVNTVKVRYGLIPSKKAISNVLDKVLSSYNFTTLNELNAVLNQYNILADRGNENSRTFKANGMVYRILDDDRKPVGVPIKASDFYNKPTLSHLEKLFTENSGKRARFKARIKNTIDKVLNGKPADIQKLKEELITQGIYTVLRQNEDGRIYGITFVDHTSKSVFNGSSLGKNYSAKAILERCQKKQFATGNNPNTPPKEPLKIIPETTSQKNTLPVQIENELPEKEHSGNESVLDALLDTENVSDYLPNSLKKKRRKKKRRNNNNNNTSL; from the coding sequence ATGGTTGCAATAATTAAGACCGGACATTCCATCCATCGGATTTTTAACTACAATGAGAACAAGGTAAAGGATGGTGTAGCAGAATTCATAGGTGAAGCAAACTACCCGATGGATGCATCGGAAATGAGCCTCACTATGAAGCTGAACCGGTTGCTAAAGCAGGCTGAACTGAATGAAAAATGTAAGCGAAACAGCGTTCACATATCTCTCAATTTCGACCCGTCGGAAAGCCACTTGACAACAGATAAAATGATGGAAATCGCCCATGATTATATGGAAAGAATAGGCTTTGGAAAACAGCCCTATCTTGTCTATCAGCACTGGGACGCCGGCCATCCACATATCCATATTGTCTCGGTAAAGGTTCGTGCCGACGGCTCACGTATCGACATGCAGAATATTGGCAAAAACCAATCGGAAATTGCCCGAAGAGCGATTGAAAAAAAACATGATTTGGTCGTGGCCGATGGAAGGAACAATAAACCTATCTACACCCTGGAACCGGTTAACACGGTAAAGGTTCGTTATGGTCTGATACCGTCCAAAAAAGCGATTTCAAACGTACTGGACAAAGTATTATCGTCGTACAATTTCACCACACTGAACGAACTTAATGCGGTACTGAACCAATACAATATACTGGCAGACCGGGGCAATGAAAATTCACGCACATTCAAGGCAAATGGCATGGTATATAGGATACTCGATGACGACCGGAAACCCGTCGGGGTCCCGATCAAGGCAAGTGACTTCTACAACAAACCTACACTTTCACATCTCGAGAAACTCTTTACCGAAAACAGTGGAAAAAGAGCTCGGTTTAAGGCCAGGATCAAGAATACTATTGATAAAGTACTCAATGGCAAACCGGCAGACATCCAAAAGCTGAAGGAGGAACTGATCACACAGGGTATCTACACCGTACTGAGACAGAATGAAGACGGTAGGATCTACGGGATCACATTTGTTGACCACACCTCAAAATCGGTTTTCAACGGCAGTTCTCTCGGTAAAAATTATAGCGCCAAAGCCATACTGGAACGCTGCCAGAAAAAACAGTTTGCCACCGGCAACAATCCTAATACTCCACCAAAGGAACCATTGAAAATTATCCCGGAAACCACTTCCCAAAAAAACACTTTACCAGTACAGATCGAAAATGAATTACCGGAAAAGGAACACTCCGGCAATGAAAGCGTATTAGATGCCCTGCTGGATACCGAGAATGTTTCCGATTACCTACCCAACAGCCTTAAAAAGAAAAGGAGAAAAAAGAAACGCAGGAACAATAATAATAACAATACAAGTCTTTAA
- a CDS encoding TlpA family protein disulfide reductase: MSINDSGHFSQNIKIENRNTYASFEMQDNRISSSTGRYYNLSQPERANPLNELYLFENGDSVKVLIQKNNSLTFRGKGSEKLNCQYQIFNLFSQPKIILSRAIALENKSELHKAIQLEITSIKAQKSQLEALLSSYSSKLGKDIYEQISLDAISLLKQQIYYKLPNYYLRFPSQKEQELVRSYFQSVDSLDFDETFLSEDAKARSAYYTAMLLEREVTKLILFKENRNSYKDFSFDELFNNIKNGYTGLVRDNLILLSFENYAIKKADDIKRMYKPAHKTVNNQVIKEQLTRLIEKYNAPAFPFVFYDAENNPHRLQDYKGKVIVMDFWFTGCVPCTMVAKAMHPIFEKYKKRNDIVFITVSTDPRERWLKSIASGQYTSNGMINLYTNGKGFNAPMIAYYKFAGFPQQLIIDKNGDLITARPPRPDESNSNVVAFEKLIMKSLNK; the protein is encoded by the coding sequence GTGTCAATTAATGATAGTGGGCACTTTTCTCAAAATATCAAAATCGAGAATAGAAATACTTATGCCTCATTTGAAATGCAAGACAATAGGATATCGAGTTCTACAGGACGATATTATAATCTTTCCCAACCTGAAAGAGCCAATCCACTAAATGAACTGTATCTTTTTGAAAATGGAGATAGTGTTAAAGTTCTCATCCAAAAGAACAACTCTTTAACATTTAGGGGTAAAGGTAGCGAAAAACTGAATTGTCAGTATCAAATATTCAATCTCTTCTCCCAACCAAAAATTATACTCTCAAGAGCGATTGCTTTGGAGAACAAAAGTGAATTACATAAAGCAATACAGTTGGAAATTACTTCAATAAAAGCTCAAAAATCGCAATTAGAAGCGTTATTAAGCTCATACAGTTCTAAATTGGGCAAAGACATTTACGAGCAAATTAGCCTTGATGCAATTTCACTTTTAAAACAGCAGATCTACTATAAGCTACCGAATTATTATTTACGTTTCCCAAGTCAAAAAGAACAAGAATTAGTCCGGTCTTATTTTCAATCTGTTGACAGTTTAGATTTTGATGAAACATTTTTATCCGAAGATGCTAAAGCACGTTCAGCATATTATACTGCTATGCTTTTGGAAAGAGAAGTTACAAAACTGATACTATTCAAGGAAAATCGTAATAGCTATAAAGATTTCTCTTTTGATGAACTGTTCAATAACATTAAAAACGGTTACACTGGATTGGTACGTGACAATTTGATACTACTTTCATTTGAAAATTATGCAATTAAGAAAGCTGACGATATTAAAAGAATGTACAAACCGGCCCATAAAACAGTAAATAACCAAGTAATCAAAGAGCAACTTACCCGGTTAATAGAGAAATATAATGCTCCTGCATTTCCTTTTGTTTTCTATGATGCAGAAAACAATCCGCATCGCTTGCAGGATTATAAGGGTAAAGTAATTGTAATGGATTTTTGGTTTACCGGTTGCGTACCATGTACAATGGTGGCAAAAGCAATGCACCCGATATTTGAAAAGTACAAAAAACGGAACGATATTGTTTTTATTACGGTAAGTACCGATCCAAGGGAACGATGGTTAAAAAGTATCGCATCCGGACAATATACATCAAACGGAATGATTAACCTTTATACTAACGGAAAAGGTTTTAATGCCCCTATGATTGCTTATTATAAATTTGCCGGCTTTCCCCAACAATTGATAATTGACAAAAATGGAGATTTAATTACAGCAAGGCCACCGAGACCAGATGAAAGTAATAGCAACGTTGTAGCTTTTGAGAAACTTATTATGAAGAGTTTGAACAAATAA
- a CDS encoding LytTR family DNA-binding domain-containing protein, translating into MLVLKYHPRWVRVVVAIIASLFILFYGRPLDLVRSFGSMQFYPVFIVSSLVSFAMVEMTHQFTRWLDRRDPWSYQWQERAILQFTLGVQVPLIFDVFLFSVYFAYYGIDITQNGFFSKDFPLIASFMLLLNAYYAVRFYFAYGTKSRDEILVLENSSAEVTGVDSSDLMRIENNGITINLDLGKDIILFAYINRQLRVYDREGKIYPVKDKLTNLINELEDKGYCQINRSTIVNLEAVKGYKIGAKRNTLELFIVTDLDEIDEDKRPNLTVTGENIDDFKSKFDIR; encoded by the coding sequence ATGTTAGTTTTAAAGTATCACCCGCGTTGGGTTAGGGTAGTGGTAGCGATTATTGCTTCGCTTTTTATTTTATTTTACGGTAGGCCGTTGGATCTTGTCCGTTCCTTTGGTAGCATGCAGTTTTACCCCGTATTTATTGTTAGCAGTTTGGTAAGCTTTGCGATGGTTGAAATGACCCACCAGTTTACTAGATGGTTGGACAGACGTGATCCGTGGTCATATCAATGGCAAGAGCGAGCGATACTACAGTTCACTTTGGGCGTACAGGTTCCCTTGATATTTGATGTGTTCTTGTTTTCCGTTTACTTCGCGTACTATGGTATAGATATTACCCAGAATGGCTTTTTCTCAAAAGATTTTCCCTTAATAGCTTCGTTTATGCTTCTTCTAAATGCATATTACGCGGTGAGGTTTTATTTTGCCTATGGTACCAAGTCAAGAGATGAGATTTTGGTTTTAGAAAACAGCTCAGCGGAAGTTACCGGAGTAGATAGTTCTGATTTGATGCGGATAGAGAATAACGGTATTACCATTAATCTCGACCTTGGAAAGGATATTATTCTATTTGCTTATATCAACCGACAGTTACGTGTCTATGACCGGGAAGGAAAGATTTATCCTGTAAAAGATAAGCTGACAAACCTAATTAATGAACTTGAAGATAAAGGATACTGTCAGATCAATCGTAGTACAATCGTCAATCTTGAAGCAGTAAAAGGATATAAAATAGGAGCAAAAAGGAACACGTTAGAACTGTTTATAGTTACTGATCTCGACGAAATTGACGAAGACAAGCGCCCAAATTTGACTGTAACGGGTGAAAATATCGATGATTTTAAGTCAAAATTTGATATCCGCTAA
- a CDS encoding RagB/SusD family nutrient uptake outer membrane protein, with the protein MKKILFLITLGFVFSCGKKLELKPNSSLVIPRTVSDFENLLDNPAVMNLSPALAQVSADEYIIPTLADYQSIVETPTRTAYIWAKDIYQGETQTADWKRPYAQIYYCNSILDELKNQNLEHVTEFKRIKGWAMFVRAYSYYELVSIFAKAYDASTANTDLGLPLKLNSAISQIVPRSTVQKNYNQIISDATEATNLLQTEVNLTKRNRPSKAAAHALLARVYLSMRKYIEAEAATDKALALFSTLKDYKTLQVVPTSSSFTINSDEVIYFSNVVDWTETSVSRGDFYSVLPSIVNSFEENDLRKTIWFTQNINGNWYIKGINNIYRYPFTGLATDELLLIKAECLARRNQSQDAMDQVNRLLITRWNSNATTPTKPYQSITATSPSDALDKVLSERKKSLLWRSVRWTDLRRLNLEGRNIVLTRNLNGTIYTLEPNSPRYVMPIPDDEIALSGIEQNIR; encoded by the coding sequence ATGAAAAAGATACTTTTTTTAATAACACTTGGTTTTGTTTTTTCTTGTGGTAAAAAACTTGAGCTAAAACCTAACAGTTCATTGGTGATACCAAGAACGGTTAGCGATTTCGAAAATCTGCTTGACAACCCTGCTGTAATGAACCTATCGCCTGCTTTAGCCCAAGTTTCAGCTGATGAATACATTATCCCCACACTTGCAGACTATCAGTCGATAGTTGAAACTCCAACTAGAACTGCATACATCTGGGCGAAAGACATATACCAAGGTGAAACCCAAACAGCAGACTGGAAAAGACCTTATGCACAAATTTACTATTGTAATAGCATTTTGGATGAATTGAAAAATCAAAACCTTGAACACGTAACAGAATTCAAAAGAATTAAAGGTTGGGCGATGTTTGTAAGGGCTTACAGTTATTATGAACTAGTAAGTATTTTTGCAAAAGCATACGATGCATCTACAGCCAACACGGATTTAGGATTGCCTTTGAAATTAAATAGTGCAATCAGTCAGATTGTTCCGAGAAGCACGGTTCAAAAAAACTATAATCAAATCATATCTGATGCTACAGAAGCGACTAATCTATTGCAGACTGAAGTTAATCTTACTAAACGCAATCGTCCATCAAAGGCTGCAGCTCACGCCCTATTAGCACGGGTGTATCTAAGTATGCGAAAGTATATTGAAGCTGAGGCAGCTACTGATAAAGCATTAGCCTTGTTTTCTACATTGAAAGACTACAAAACTTTACAGGTAGTTCCTACCTCGTCCTCCTTTACCATAAACAGTGACGAAGTTATCTATTTTTCTAATGTGGTAGATTGGACCGAAACTTCCGTTTCGCGGGGTGATTTTTATAGTGTACTCCCCAGTATAGTAAATTCATTTGAGGAAAATGATCTTCGAAAAACGATCTGGTTTACTCAAAATATTAATGGCAACTGGTATATTAAAGGTATTAATAATATCTATAGATATCCATTTACCGGATTGGCAACTGATGAGCTTTTGTTAATTAAGGCCGAGTGTTTGGCACGACGAAACCAAAGCCAGGATGCAATGGATCAGGTGAACCGTCTACTTATTACCCGTTGGAATTCCAATGCGACCACCCCCACAAAGCCTTACCAGTCAATTACGGCAACTAGTCCTTCTGATGCACTTGACAAAGTGTTAAGTGAACGCAAAAAATCACTTTTATGGCGTAGTGTGAGGTGGACAGATTTAAGGAGATTGAACTTAGAAGGACGGAACATTGTGCTTACGCGCAACTTAAATGGTACAATATATACCTTGGAACCTAACAGTCCAAGATATGTTATGCCAATTCCAGACGATGAGATCGCATTGAGTGGAATAGAACAGAACATAAGATAA
- a CDS encoding KAP family NTPase: MNAEHIENIFGDYLIENETQYALLLNSPWGSGKTYFWKQKLQPIVLRNSLKPIYISLNGVAKIETIEYQIMLGMMPFISQKETGRLRSVFKLISNGFDTVLTSLTGSKFSDFVNGIVANNLNFTDKLICFDDLERCQIPIGEVLGFINNFIEHKQAKVLFLADESRFNDIEYQKVKEKIIRYTLNFEPSLPELIPQLLLKYKNDNHDFYQYLHTEKELFIKTLQLVNETNLRNISFIMDCLQKLFPVFSNEKGDIQKEIIFFSTIISIEYKAGNLKSTDYKDRKKLDRLNKSYERSRISKVALDQKKKREEIEPHIEKPYEEVFYLKFLTGRIDYYYFYPSIYSLILSGYFNAERFKNEIEGRKKIVVTQEQKDLQKIMEGKYKWLEQKEFDRLTSTVWENALLGNYSIYDYPHILNHYHHFSLNNLITETVENVKAGLKKGLEIAILRKELDDNQLNNLMAFISPEHIEEFKKLVQDYHYKTQEQNYLGLGVQLIGALNQNDQHRLKMVGDQIVNTIYPFFNSVDQNLLFDAILKTNNAMLCDLSSILPHRYHRTDIHKSLHSEVESFEILGTKLKSYLKEEKHLEPLRHHLLLILLNEIGEVLNALENKMMGTPR; the protein is encoded by the coding sequence ATGAACGCAGAACATATAGAGAATATCTTTGGTGACTACCTGATTGAGAATGAAACTCAATATGCATTATTATTGAATAGTCCTTGGGGAAGTGGGAAAACCTATTTTTGGAAACAGAAACTCCAACCGATCGTTTTACGAAATTCCCTTAAACCCATCTATATATCACTTAATGGTGTTGCGAAAATTGAAACCATAGAGTACCAGATCATGCTCGGCATGATGCCATTTATTTCTCAAAAAGAAACAGGAAGGCTAAGATCAGTATTTAAGCTCATTAGTAATGGCTTCGACACAGTTTTGACAAGCCTGACAGGCTCTAAATTTTCAGACTTCGTAAATGGTATTGTAGCCAACAATCTCAATTTCACGGATAAGCTAATATGCTTTGATGACCTCGAAAGATGTCAGATTCCAATAGGTGAAGTTCTTGGCTTTATCAACAACTTTATAGAACACAAACAGGCTAAAGTACTATTTCTTGCAGATGAAAGCAGGTTCAATGACATCGAATACCAAAAGGTCAAAGAAAAGATTATTCGCTACACGTTAAACTTTGAACCAAGCCTGCCAGAACTCATTCCGCAACTTTTGTTGAAATACAAAAATGATAACCATGATTTCTACCAATATCTCCACACAGAAAAGGAACTTTTCATAAAAACATTGCAATTAGTTAATGAAACAAATCTTCGTAATATTTCCTTTATCATGGATTGCCTTCAAAAACTTTTTCCGGTATTCAGCAACGAGAAGGGAGATATCCAAAAAGAGATCATCTTTTTCTCGACAATCATTTCAATAGAATATAAGGCAGGTAATCTAAAATCAACGGATTATAAAGACCGTAAAAAACTAGACAGGCTAAACAAATCTTATGAAAGGTCGCGTATAAGTAAAGTCGCTCTTGACCAGAAGAAAAAACGGGAAGAGATAGAACCGCATATCGAAAAACCTTATGAAGAAGTATTTTACCTTAAATTTCTGACAGGCCGAATTGACTACTACTACTTCTATCCTTCGATCTACAGCCTGATCCTCTCCGGCTATTTCAATGCAGAAAGGTTTAAAAATGAAATCGAAGGACGAAAAAAAATTGTTGTTACTCAAGAACAAAAGGATTTGCAAAAAATCATGGAGGGTAAGTACAAATGGCTAGAGCAAAAAGAATTTGACAGGTTGACCTCAACTGTGTGGGAAAATGCTTTACTGGGGAATTATTCCATCTATGATTATCCCCACATTCTAAATCATTATCACCATTTTTCACTTAATAATTTAATCACCGAAACTGTAGAAAATGTGAAGGCAGGTCTTAAAAAAGGTCTTGAAATTGCTATTCTTCGTAAAGAATTGGATGATAACCAATTAAACAACTTAATGGCTTTTATAAGTCCTGAACATATCGAAGAATTTAAAAAACTTGTCCAGGATTATCATTATAAAACGCAAGAACAAAACTACTTAGGCTTGGGTGTACAATTGATCGGAGCTCTCAACCAAAATGACCAGCACCGTTTAAAGATGGTTGGAGATCAAATTGTAAATACAATCTATCCTTTCTTTAACTCCGTTGACCAGAATCTATTATTCGACGCTATTTTAAAAACAAATAATGCTATGCTATGCGATTTAAGTTCTATCTTACCTCATCGTTACCATCGTACAGATATTCATAAATCCTTGCATAGCGAAGTGGAAAGCTTTGAAATACTAGGGACAAAACTAAAAAGTTATTTAAAAGAAGAGAAGCACCTTGAACCACTAAGGCACCACCTATTATTAATATTACTTAATGAAATAGGTGAGGTTTTAAATGCCTTGGAAAACAAAATGATGGGTACACCAAGATAA